The genomic stretch CGAAGCGGCGCTCCGGCGGCGCGAGGCGCAGTTGCGCTCGATCCTCCAGACGGTGCCCGACGCGATGATCGTGGTCGACGAACAGGCGACGATCCTGCAATTCAGCACTGCGGCCGAGGCGGTCTGGGGCTATCGCGCGCCCGACGTGCTCGGCCAGCGCGCGACGATGCTGATCCCGGCCGAAGAGCGCGAGACGCGCCTCGTCGAGTTCAACACGTTCCTGGCACGCGGCGATTCGACGGTCGGCGACCTGATCACCGCCACCGCCGAAGCGGCGAACGGGCACCGGTTCCCGGTCGAGATGCGCACCGGCGTGGCCCGCGTCGACGGCAAGCTGCTCATCACGATCTTTGTCCGCGACCTCTCGCAACAGCTCGCCACCGAAGAGCGGCTGAGCGAACTCAGCGCCGAAATCGCGCATGTCTCGCGCCAGAGCGCGATGAGCGAGCTTGCCGCCGATCTCGCGCACGAACTCAACCAGCCGCTCAGCGCGACGTCGAACTTCCTCGCCGCGGCCCGCATCCTGCTGGAGCGCGGCGAAGCGGTCGAGCGCGTCACCGACTTGTTGCGGATGGGGTCCGAACAGACCCAGCGCGCTGGCGAGATCATCCGCCGCATGCGCGCGTTCATGGCGCGCGGCGAAGTCGAGATCCGCGCCGAATCGCTCGAACGCACCGTCCGCGACGCCGTCGAGCTGGTCATGGTCGGGACGGGCCAGCTCCAGATCCGCGTCGCCTATACGTTCGATCCCGACATCCGCCACGTCTTTGCCGATCGCATCCAGGTCCAGCAGGTGCTGGTCAACCTGATGCGCAATTCGATGGAGGCGCTGCGCCACGCCCCCCGCGCCGAACGCCTCATCACGATCGCCACCCGAAAACTCGACGACGCGCTGGCCGAGGTCGAAGTGTCGGACAACGGACCCGGAATTCCCGCAAAAGTCCTGGACCAGCTTTTCTCAAGGTTTACGACGACTAAAGGACCTTCTGGCGGAATGGGTATTGGGCTTTCGATCAGTAAGCGTATCATCGAGGCCCATGGTGGCACATTGAGTGCCGAAAACCGGCCCGAGGGTGGCGCTAGTTTCCGCTTCACCTTGCCGCTTGTTGAGGAGGACGAATGACGAGGACGATCTATATCGTGGACGACGACGACGCGGTGCGTGCGTCGCTGCATAGTCTGTTGTCGGTTCGCCCGGACCTGGTCGTGCGCGGCTATCGTTCCGGCGACGCGTTCCTGCAGGAAGTGGGCGAGCTCGATCCCGGCGTCCTGTTGCTCGACTTCCACATGCCCGGCGCGACCGGGCTCGACGTACTGGTCGCGCTGGACAATAGCGGCCGGTTCGTGCCGATCGTGCTCACCGGCCAGGGCAATGTCACGCTCGCGGTGCAGGCGATGAAGGCGGGTGCGCTCGATTTCATCGAGAAGCCCTATGAAGCAGAGGTGCTGATGCAGGTCATCGACACCGCCTTCTCGCGGCTGGAGGAGGATAGCGAGGCGGCCTCGCGGGTCGGCGCCGCCGAAGCGAAAATCGCCAGGCTGTCACCGCGCGAGACCGATGTGCTGAAGGGGCTGATCGAGGGCCGGTCGAACAAGATCATCGCCTATGAGCTCGACATCAGCCCGCGCACGGTGGAAATCTATCGCGCCAACCTGATGGAAAAGCTGGAAGTGCGCAGCCTGTCCGAAGCGTTGCGCATCGCCTTCGCCGCGGGACTGTTCCCGAAGAACTGACACCGGGCCGGAGCCTGTCTGGAAATGTGCTGCCCCCCGCGCATTTCCGGACGGGCCTCAGGCCTCGGCCTGCCATTGGCCGACCAGCGCCGCGAGTCCGGCCGCAGCGGTGGCGCGCTCCAGATAGAACAGGCGCGGATCGTCGCTGACCGGGGTGGCGTCCGGCGTCAGCACCACCACGCGTCGCCAGCGCCGATCGGCGCTGAGCGCCGATGCGCCGCCCTCGCGACTCATCGCGGCGCCGGCATCGGTGATCAGGATGGTCGGTCGCTCGGCGTTGCGGGTCAGCTGGGGATCGTCGAAATTCTTCGCGGTGACGAGGTCGGCGCCCCCCATGGACAGTCGCGCCGCGAGCGAGCTGCGCAGCGCAACTTCGCTTACGATCATCACGAGCAGCAACATATCCTGGTTCATGCTGCCCTCCACGCCGCGATCACGGAACCGCGCCGACGCCGGGCTATCCCCAGGGGCGCCTCGCGACGATTCAGGGCTTGTACCTATTCTGCGGGGCAGCGCGGACTCGGACGATACGGTCACGGACTCATTCCATAGCAAGGGCGTCCCGCGGCGATGCGTGGACAGCATGAGGGACACGATGGGCCACCGCTTGCGCCGCCGGGGGCAACGCGGCCGCGCCCTGCGATGCCTATCCGATTTATAGCAGGAAGCCCCACCGGACCGGGCCAACAGACGCTCCGGTCTTCACCCGAAGCTAAGAAGTATAATGCGTTAATCACGCGCTCCGCCGCGCCCCCACGCCGCAGGGCTCAGCCGCCAATCTCGGCGATCAGCCGCAACCCGAACACGATCGTAGCGCGCGATCCGCCGGTGCGGTCGGCGCGCCGGATATATTGAATGTCGGGCTGGATCGACAGGAAGCGCGTCAGCCGGTCCTGATAGGTGATTTCCAAGCCCATCTCGCCATCGTCTGTCGCGACGCCCGCATCGAGCATCGCCGCGCGGTAGCAATCGGTGAGCAGGCCGTGCTGGAGCCCGATCGAGAATTGCCCGTCGGGCCGCCCCGGCAGCACGCCCTGCATCAGCAACCCGGCCTGGAACCCGCCCCGGAACGGCGTGGTGCGCCCCTCCGAGAGCCCGGCGCGCAGGAACAGGTGGGTGCTACGGTCCTCGCCCCCCGCAATCTTCTGGTCGACCAGCAGATAGCCGCCCGCCGCCACGCGCTTGACCGGCTCGCCGAGCGGCGTCGTCGCCCGGTAATCATCCTGCCGGCGGGTGTAGCGCCAAACGCCGAGCGCAAGCTTGCCGCCCATCATGGTGCCCCCCTCGGCGATCAGCAGCGCACCGTCGCGCATCGAGAAATCGACGCCATTGGGGTCCCCGAGCACGCCCGCATGTGCATTCACCGCCGCGACGCGGAAATAGCCGCGCTTGCCGAGTTGCACGTTCACGCGCGCAGTGAGCGCCGTCGACGGAAAGATCGAGGGGCCGTTGGGGCCCGTCGCCGCGAGTTCGGAGCCGATGCCGAACGCAGGCGCGATCAGCAGCCCGGCGGCATCATTCTGGTAGAATTCGGCGTTCAGGTCGCTCAGCCCGAGCCGGAGCGAGACGCGCCCCCCGGCCAGCGACTGTTCCAGCCATGCCTCGTACAATTTGGCCCGGTGCTCGGCGACTTCGATGTTGTTGATACCCTGGAGCGTGCCCGCAGCGTTGTTCGCGGCGCCGCCTGCGGTGGCGAGCAGATGCACTCCGCCGGTCAGCCCGCTGGCGCCGATCAGCCTGTCGAAATCGAACCCGGCTTCGGCCTCGACGTCGTGGAGCACATAGCTGCGCGCGCCGCCTGCGCCCTTGGCCACGGTCACGGCATCGACCGTATAGGTCGCGCTCAGCGTGACGGGGGCCGGTGCGTCGGACTGTGCATGCGCGGGGCTGGCGCAGCATAGCGCACCGGCAAACAGCGTCGGGCAAATCTTGTCCATCTGAGCTTGTCTCGCATCGTGGCGATCCCCACGGACATTATAGGATCGTCCGCCCGCTTTCGGCTGCGGACCGGCTTTTTACCGGCGCCGTACCTGCGGGGCCGCGCCCGCCTATAATTAATCATCCCATGGCCCCGATGGCCGCCGCCCCCTATTCGGATGGACAAGTATGCGCACACTCCAGAGTCCAACATCGGATCGAGAAATGTCGCTAGGCGCGGCAACCCGGCTTGGCCGCAATCTGTTGCTGGCGCTGGTCCTCGTCTCGGGCACGATCGGCATCGCCGCCGCCTGGATGCAGGGCCACAGCCTGTCCAAGCTGCGCGAAGCGTCGTCGCTGCTGCAGAACCATTCGCTGGCCGACATGATGCACGACGCGGTCCGATCCGACGTGCTCGCCGCAATCGCCGCCAACAACCCGGCCAGCGGGCTGACGCGCGACGAAGTGCAGGCGGACTTTGCCGAACATCTGGACACGCTCGAAAAGGCGATCGGTGAAGACGCGGCATTTACCGGTGATGCAGAGGTCGCCGCCGTGACATCGCAGCTTGCAGCGCCGATGAAGGCCTATACCGATTCCGCACGCTCCACCTTCGACCTCGCGGCGAAGGACCCCGACGCCGCCAGCCGGCAGCTCCCGGCATTCTTCAAGCAGTTCCGCGTGCTCGAGACATCGATGGCGTCGGCCTCCGACGTGATCGAAAAGCATCAGCACGAAACCGAGGCCGCTGGAACGCGAACCGGAACGATCGCGGAGATCGTTCTCACGGTCACTCTGCTCGCGGGGATTGCCGCGGCGATCCGGCTCGC from Sphingomonas hengshuiensis encodes the following:
- a CDS encoding response regulator transcription factor; protein product: MTRTIYIVDDDDAVRASLHSLLSVRPDLVVRGYRSGDAFLQEVGELDPGVLLLDFHMPGATGLDVLVALDNSGRFVPIVLTGQGNVTLAVQAMKAGALDFIEKPYEAEVLMQVIDTAFSRLEEDSEAASRVGAAEAKIARLSPRETDVLKGLIEGRSNKIIAYELDISPRTVEIYRANLMEKLEVRSLSEALRIAFAAGLFPKN
- a CDS encoding carbohydrate porin, whose protein sequence is MDKICPTLFAGALCCASPAHAQSDAPAPVTLSATYTVDAVTVAKGAGGARSYVLHDVEAEAGFDFDRLIGASGLTGGVHLLATAGGAANNAAGTLQGINNIEVAEHRAKLYEAWLEQSLAGGRVSLRLGLSDLNAEFYQNDAAGLLIAPAFGIGSELAATGPNGPSIFPSTALTARVNVQLGKRGYFRVAAVNAHAGVLGDPNGVDFSMRDGALLIAEGGTMMGGKLALGVWRYTRRQDDYRATTPLGEPVKRVAAGGYLLVDQKIAGGEDRSTHLFLRAGLSEGRTTPFRGGFQAGLLMQGVLPGRPDGQFSIGLQHGLLTDCYRAAMLDAGVATDDGEMGLEITYQDRLTRFLSIQPDIQYIRRADRTGGSRATIVFGLRLIAEIGG